Genomic window (Thermodesulfobacteriota bacterium):
CAGGCGTTACTCAGGGCGAAGCCTTCGGCGGGGGATGAAAAGCTCGGGAAGCGCGTATCCGGGTCGATAGAGGAATTAGTCTACGGAAGGCCTGTGCCGCCTGATTTCCACAGGGAGATCAAGCGCCTCCGCGCGAGGATGGAGACCGAGCTCGCGAGGGAGAGCGCTAAGAAGCTCAACATCAAGACCGGCAGGGGCGGCATAGTGGACATCGAGTTCCTCGTCCAGATGCTGCAGCTCAGGCACGGTGGGGAGTACAGGGAAGTGAGGGGACAGAACACTCTCGACGCGCTTAACGGGCTCCGGGACGCGGGGATAATAAAGGAGAAAGAGTACGAGGCGCTCTCGGACGGGCTTTACTTCTTGAAGAGGATGGAGAACCTGCTGCGCCTTCTGCACGACAGGTCGATCAACGAGCTCTACGAGAGCGATTTCGAGAAGCTATCGGCGGAGTTCGGCATGGAGCCCGGCGGAAAGGATCTCCGTGAAAAGTATATAGCCAAAACCAGTACGATCAGGAAGATATACGACAGGTATTTCAAATGACGGGCGCGGACGTGACGACCGCCTGCATGAAGGGCTGATAACGATATGAGCAGGTTCAAGAGCTGTATATTCATCATGGCGGACGGCGCGAGGGCGGACGTCTTTACGGATCTGCTTCAAAAGGGAGAGCTGCCGAACATATCGCGGTACATAGTCGAGAGAGGTTCCTACAGGATAGCGTCCTCCGTATTCCCGTCGACTACAGGACCGGCATACACGCCGTACATATTCGGGAAGTATCCCGGCAGATGCAACTTCCCCGGAATAAGGTGGTTCGACAGGTCCGTTTACCCCGATAGACGCAGGCTCTTCTCTTTCCGCCGCTTCAGGAGCTACATCGGTCTAGAGACGTATTTCATGAACAGCGACGTCTCGGCGGACAACACGAGCATTTTCGAGATATTCCCCCGGAGCGGGAACATACTGAACGAGCTTTCGCGCGGGGTGAGCTTCAAGTACGACAAGACCCGGTTCTCGAAGCTCTATTACAAGGTAAAGGGACATTTCACGGACAAGAGCGACGAGGTCGATTTGGTCGCGAGCCGGATACTGCTCCGCGAGCTCGAAGAGATGCACGATTTCATATTCGTAGTGTTCCTGGGCATAGACACGTACTCGCACATCAACCACCCGTTCCACAGGAAGGTGCTCGACTCATATGCGAGGATAGACGAGACCGTCGGGCTTGCGGCGAGGAAGCTCGAATCCGAAGGGAGGCTCGATGAGACGCTCATCGTCATCGGCAGCGACCACGGGCTCACGCAGACTCATTCCCATTTCGATTCGCTCGGGTTCATGAATCACAGAGGGTACAGGACATTCTACTACCCGAACGTCTTCAGGCATTTCACGGACGCGGACGCCGCGTGTCTCATTTCCGGGAACGCCATGGCCAACATATACGTGAAGAGCCCCCAGGGCTGGGGGAGGAAATCGACTTTTGAAGAGCTCGGCGGGCTCGCGGATAGTTTCCTCGAAAGGCCCGAGGTCGATA
Coding sequences:
- a CDS encoding alkaline phosphatase family protein, producing MSRFKSCIFIMADGARADVFTDLLQKGELPNISRYIVERGSYRIASSVFPSTTGPAYTPYIFGKYPGRCNFPGIRWFDRSVYPDRRRLFSFRRFRSYIGLETYFMNSDVSADNTSIFEIFPRSGNILNELSRGVSFKYDKTRFSKLYYKVKGHFTDKSDEVDLVASRILLRELEEMHDFIFVVFLGIDTYSHINHPFHRKVLDSYARIDETVGLAARKLESEGRLDETLIVIGSDHGLTQTHSHFDSLGFMNHRGYRTFYYPNVFRHFTDADAACLISGNAMANIYVKSPQGWGRKSTFEELGGLADSFLERPEVDIVAGLDEKGRARIKSARGEAAGWIDGGGFINYERISGDPFGYNGMPGKMSAEEALDLSFDTRYPDALLQIMQLLEAPRTGDLVLSANPGFDLRAKHENPEHRSSHGALFREHMLVPVAMSAEIKKERLRTVDLYPTILSLMGKPLPDVIDGADLS